One segment of Apus apus isolate bApuApu2 chromosome 1, bApuApu2.pri.cur, whole genome shotgun sequence DNA contains the following:
- the SELENOO gene encoding protein adenylyltransferase SelO, mitochondrial: protein MAAALRARLRSPLLPRPAGLGCRPGSLGAAMQQPLAAPGGPAGGRPWLGALRFDNLALRSLPVDASEDAGPRAVPGACFCRVRPSPLQGPRLVAMSLPALALLGLEAPAAGREAEAEAEAALYFSGNRLLAGSEPAAHCYCGHQFGSFAGQLGDGAAMYLGEVLGPRGERWEMQLKGAGLTPFSRQADGRKVLRSSIREFLCSEAMFHLGIPTTRAGTCVTSDSKVVRDIFYDGNPKSERCTVVLRIASTFIRFGSFEIFKPPDEYTGRKGPSVNRNDIRIQMLDYVISTFYPEIQEAYSDNSIQRNAAFFKEITKRTARLVAEWQCVGFCHGVLNTDNMSIVGLTIDYGPFGFMDRYDPEHICNGSDNTGRYAYNKQPEICKWNLGKLAEALVPELPLEISELILEEEYDAEYEKYYLQKMRKKLGLIQLELEEDSKLVSELLETMHLTGGDFTNIFFLLSSFTVDSGPSELEDFLEKLTSQCASVEELKIAFKPQMDPRQLSMMLMLAQSNPQLFALIGTKANINKELERIEQFSKLQQLTADDLLSRNKRHWKEWLEKYRGRLQKEIESVSNADTWSTDHVKVMNSNNPKYILRNYIAQNAIEAAENGDFSEVRNVLKLLENPFQEAEDFREVKEDAEEEGASATAAACAQETRSRLPYCSKPPLWASELCVTUSS, encoded by the exons ATGGCAGCGGCGCTGCGCGCCCGGCTCCGCTCGCCTCTGCTGCCGCGGCCCGCGGGGCTCGGGTGCCGGCCCGGCTCGCTGGGAGCCGCCatgcagcagcccctggctgccccgggcggccccgcgggcGGCCGGCCCTGGCTGGGCGCGCTGCGCTTCGACAACCTGGCGCTGCGCTCGCTGCCGGTGGACGCCTCGGAGGACGCGGGGCCGCGGGCCGTGCCCGGCGCCTGCTTCTGCCGAGTGCGGCCCAGCCCGCTGCAGGGCCCGCGGCTCGTGGCCATGTCGCTGCCGGCGCTGgcgctgctggggctggaggcgCCCGCGGCCGGTCGGGAGGCGGAAGCGGAGGCCGAGGCGGCCCTGTACTTCAGCGGGAACCGGCTGCTGGCGGGCTCGGAGCCGGCCGCGCACTGCTACTGCGGGCACCAGTTCGGCAGCTTCGCGGGGCAGCTGGGGGACGGCGCCGCCATGTACCTGGGCGAGGTGCTGGGCCCGCGGGGAGAGCGCTGGGAGATGCAGCTGAAGGGCGCCGGCCTCACCCCCTTCTCTCG ACAAGCTGATGGCCGGAAGGTCCTGCGGTCCAGCATACGGGAGTTCCTGTGCAGTGAGGCCATGTTTCACCTGGGAATACCAACAACGAGGGCTGGCACGTGTGTGACATCTGACTCAAAAGTTGTCCGTGACATATTTTATGATGGGAATCCAAAAAGTGAAAGGTGTACAGTTGTTCTGAGAATAGCTTCTACGTTTATAAG atttggttcttttgaaatttttaaGCCTCCTGATGAATACACAGGACGCAAGGGTCCCAGTGTTAACCGAAATGATATTCGGATACAGATGCTTGATTATGTGATCAGCACTTTCTATCCAGAAATCCAGGAGGCTTATTCAGACAACAGTATTCAGAGGAATGCTGCTTTCTTCAAAGAG ATAACAAAACGGACAGCGAGACTGGTTGCTGAGTGGCAGTGTGTTGGGTTTTGCCATGGGGTGCTGAACACAGACAACATGAGCATCGTTGGACTGACCATTGACTACGGCCCTTTTGGGTTTATGGACAG ATATGACCCTGAGCACATTTGCAATGGTTCTGATAATACAGGGCGATATGCTTACAACAAGCAGCCAGAGATTTGCAAGTGGAACCTGGGGAAGCTGGCTGAAGCTCTAGTTCCAGAACTGCCCTTGGAAATAAGTGAACTCATCCTGGAGGAGGAATATGATgcagaatatgaaaaatattatttgcagaagatgaggaagaaactAGGCCTAATCCAGCTGGAATTAGAAGAAGACAGTAAATTGGTATCTGAGCTCCTCGAAACCATGCATCTCACAG GTGGAgacttcacaaatattttctttttgctgagtTCATTCACAGTGGACTCTGGTCCTTCAGAACTGGAAGATTTCTTAGAAAAGCTTACAAGTCAGTGTGCCTCTGTGGAAGAACTGAAAATTGCTTTCAAACCACAGATGGATCCAAG ACAACTGTCAATGATGCTAATGTTGGCTCAGTCCAATCCTCAGCTGTTTGCATTAATTGGAACAAAAGCTAATATCAATAAAGAATTAGAACGCATTGAACAATTCTCTAAACTGCAACAGTTAACAGCAGATGATTTactaagcagaaataaaagacactggaaagaatggctggagaaaTACAG AGGCCGTTtgcaaaaagaaatagaaagtgTTAGTAATGCTGATACCTGGAGTACTGATCATGTGAAGGTCATGAACTCAAACAATCCAAAATATATCTTGAGAAATTACATTGCCCAGAATGCCAtagaagcagctgaaaatggAGATTTCTCAGAG GTAAGAAATGTACTGAAACTTTTGGAGAATCCTTTCCAAGAAGCAGAAGATTTCAGGGAGGTAAAGGAAGATGCAGAAGAGGAGGGAGCAAGTGCTACAGCAGCTGCTTGTGCTCAGGAGACCAGGAGCAGACTACCATACTGCAGTAAGCCCCCACTGTGGGCTTCAGAGCTCTGTGTTACATGATCTTCATAA